Proteins encoded by one window of Nocardioides euryhalodurans:
- a CDS encoding lytic transglycosylase yields MRIPATAVLAAAVISTGVVATPAHADHGTLPPGRSVKHYTVQPGDTATGLAVRFHAWTAELVSHNHLGSSASLQAGQRIEIPVVRSAVRDGNGDGNRGGTAGGRTSAESRDQPATTPSRERVRSKVATVARRRGVDPQLALAVSWQESGWQMQHVSSAGAIGAMQVLPSTARWMEWYVDHDLRPRRLHGNAVTGVTLLGVLADNTRNRRRQVAAYYQGLGAVQEHGLYDESRPYVDNVLAIKRRLEQGKPPA; encoded by the coding sequence ATGCGCATCCCCGCGACCGCAGTCCTGGCCGCCGCCGTGATCTCGACCGGCGTCGTCGCCACCCCGGCCCACGCCGACCACGGCACGCTCCCGCCGGGTCGCTCGGTGAAGCACTACACGGTGCAGCCCGGTGACACCGCGACCGGCCTGGCGGTCCGCTTCCACGCCTGGACGGCCGAGCTCGTCTCCCACAACCACCTCGGCTCCTCGGCCTCGCTGCAGGCGGGGCAGCGGATCGAGATCCCGGTGGTGCGCTCCGCCGTCCGCGACGGGAACGGCGACGGCAACCGCGGTGGTACGGCCGGTGGCCGGACGTCCGCGGAGTCCCGCGACCAGCCCGCGACCACGCCCTCCCGGGAGCGGGTGAGGTCGAAGGTGGCCACCGTCGCCCGCCGGCGCGGGGTGGACCCGCAGCTCGCGCTGGCCGTCTCCTGGCAGGAGTCGGGCTGGCAGATGCAGCACGTCTCCAGCGCCGGCGCGATCGGCGCGATGCAGGTGCTGCCGTCGACCGCACGCTGGATGGAGTGGTACGTCGACCACGACCTCCGGCCGCGACGGCTGCACGGCAACGCCGTGACCGGCGTGACGTTGCTGGGGGTGCTGGCCGACAACACGCGCAACCGCCGTCGCCAGGTCGCGGCGTACTACCAGGGGCTCGGGGCGGTGCAGGAGCACGGGCTCTACGACGAGTCCCGGCCCTACGTCGACAACGTGCTCGCCATCAAGCGGCGTCTCGAGCAGGGGAAGCCGCCCGCCTGA
- the pknB gene encoding Stk1 family PASTA domain-containing Ser/Thr kinase, which produces MQSDQRARVSEDATFGDPLTGRLLDGRYRIGPRIARGGMASVYEATDIRLDRTVAVKIMHPGLGDDDEFAARFVREARAAAGLSHPHVVAVHDQGDDAGTVFLVMELVAGHTLRDVIRKESPMPPARALALVDPVLSALAHAHRAGLIHRDIKPENVLIADEQSGGGVKVADFGLAKAVSADTQHTATGGVLIGTVSYLAPELVVDGRSDARADVYAVGVVLYELLTGRKPHEGESPIQVAYKHVHEDVPAPSAVVPGIPKYVDALVARATARDRGQRPADAGVLLHQVHRVAQALADDVAEDDELVADLMPATRPVSEDTHPEPFDSDEFATLLAPEEAVREHTTALERAERPSPPTGPPAAAPTVPRRSRRGPLLLLLALLLAVGVAVGAWWFGWARWTQPPSVLGMREDAAVERLEAAGLTAETGQPAYSETVPAGRVLSTDPAAGDRVLDGGSVTVVLSLGKERYDVPKVRGVTEEAARDRLAEANLAYGESVGRWSEDVEEGVVLGSDPAPGTTLRPGTVVDLVVSKGPRPITVKDWTGEDADRAEQALEDKGLVVERASSEYSDTVPEGDVISQSPASGTLFRGQTVTITVSQGPELVEVPGGLVASGVDSATERLEALGFEVEVIRDGSGYIGLEYVFSVDPGSGTMVPRGSTITLRLV; this is translated from the coding sequence GTGCAGTCCGATCAGCGCGCCCGCGTCAGCGAGGATGCGACGTTCGGCGACCCCCTGACCGGACGGCTTCTCGACGGCCGCTACCGCATCGGACCCCGCATCGCCCGCGGCGGCATGGCCAGTGTCTACGAGGCCACCGACATCCGGCTCGACCGGACCGTCGCGGTCAAGATCATGCACCCCGGGCTCGGCGACGACGACGAGTTCGCCGCCCGCTTCGTCCGCGAGGCGCGAGCGGCCGCCGGCCTCAGCCACCCCCACGTCGTCGCGGTCCACGACCAGGGCGACGACGCCGGCACGGTCTTCCTGGTGATGGAGCTCGTCGCCGGCCACACGCTGCGTGACGTGATCCGCAAGGAGTCGCCGATGCCGCCGGCGCGCGCGCTGGCGCTGGTCGACCCCGTCCTCTCCGCGCTCGCCCATGCCCACCGCGCGGGCCTGATCCACCGCGACATCAAGCCCGAGAACGTCCTGATCGCCGACGAGCAGTCCGGCGGCGGGGTCAAGGTCGCCGACTTCGGCCTCGCCAAGGCGGTCAGCGCCGACACCCAGCACACCGCGACCGGTGGCGTGCTCATCGGCACCGTCTCCTACCTCGCCCCCGAGCTGGTCGTCGACGGCCGGTCGGACGCCCGGGCCGACGTCTACGCCGTCGGCGTCGTCCTCTACGAGCTGCTCACCGGCCGCAAGCCGCACGAGGGCGAGTCGCCCATCCAGGTCGCCTACAAGCACGTCCACGAGGACGTCCCCGCCCCGTCGGCCGTGGTGCCCGGGATCCCGAAGTACGTCGACGCGCTGGTCGCCCGGGCCACCGCCCGGGACCGCGGCCAGCGTCCCGCCGACGCGGGGGTGCTGCTCCACCAGGTCCACCGGGTCGCCCAGGCCCTCGCCGACGACGTGGCCGAGGACGACGAGCTGGTCGCGGACCTGATGCCCGCGACCCGGCCGGTCAGCGAGGACACCCACCCCGAGCCGTTCGACTCCGACGAGTTCGCGACGCTGCTCGCCCCCGAGGAGGCGGTCCGCGAGCACACCACCGCCCTCGAGCGGGCCGAGCGTCCCTCCCCGCCCACCGGTCCCCCTGCTGCCGCCCCGACCGTGCCCCGCCGGTCGCGCCGCGGACCACTGCTCCTGCTGCTCGCGCTGCTGCTTGCCGTCGGGGTCGCCGTCGGTGCGTGGTGGTTCGGCTGGGCGCGCTGGACCCAGCCGCCCAGCGTGCTGGGGATGCGCGAGGACGCGGCGGTCGAGCGGCTCGAGGCGGCCGGCCTCACCGCCGAGACCGGCCAGCCGGCGTACTCGGAGACCGTCCCCGCGGGCCGGGTCCTCTCCACCGACCCCGCCGCCGGCGACCGCGTGCTCGACGGCGGCAGCGTCACCGTGGTGCTGTCGCTGGGCAAGGAGCGCTACGACGTCCCGAAGGTCCGCGGCGTCACCGAGGAGGCCGCCCGTGACCGGCTGGCCGAGGCCAACCTCGCCTACGGCGAGTCGGTCGGTCGCTGGTCCGAGGACGTCGAGGAGGGCGTGGTGCTCGGCAGCGACCCCGCGCCCGGCACCACGCTGCGTCCCGGCACCGTCGTCGACCTCGTCGTCAGCAAGGGACCGCGGCCGATCACCGTCAAGGACTGGACCGGCGAGGACGCCGACCGGGCCGAGCAGGCGCTCGAGGACAAGGGCCTGGTGGTCGAGCGCGCCTCCTCGGAGTACTCCGACACCGTCCCCGAGGGCGATGTCATCAGCCAGTCCCCGGCCAGCGGCACCCTCTTCCGCGGGCAGACCGTGACCATCACGGTCTCGCAGGGGCCCGAGCTCGTGGAGGTGCCCGGCGGCCTGGTCGCCAGCGGTGTCGACTCGGCCACCGAACGGCTCGAGGCGCTCGGCTTCGAGGTCGAGGTGATCCGCGACGGCAGCGGCTACATCGGCCTCGAGTACGTCTTCTCCGTCGACCCGGGCTCGGGGACGATGGTGCCGCGCGGCAGCACGATCACGTTGCGGCTGGTCTGA
- a CDS encoding Rv2175c family DNA-binding protein — protein sequence MSDASTPLAEADLAALVPDWLDWSQAADELGVTPAKVRTMVRDHQLAQAVPVAGGGPRVPADFLQDGLVVKGLPGLLTLLHDAGFDDRESIAWIFTDADLPGRPIDALRENRGSEVKRRAQAMAL from the coding sequence GTGAGTGACGCATCGACGCCCCTGGCCGAGGCCGACCTCGCGGCCCTCGTCCCCGACTGGCTGGACTGGTCGCAGGCGGCCGACGAGCTCGGCGTGACCCCGGCGAAGGTCCGGACCATGGTCCGCGACCACCAGCTGGCCCAGGCCGTTCCGGTCGCCGGCGGCGGTCCGCGGGTCCCGGCCGACTTCCTCCAGGACGGCCTCGTGGTCAAGGGCCTGCCGGGGCTGCTGACGCTGCTCCACGACGCCGGCTTCGACGACCGCGAGTCCATCGCGTGGATCTTCACCGACGCCGACCTGCCCGGCCGCCCGATCGACGCGCTGCGCGAGAACCGCGGCTCCGAGGTCAAGCGCCGCGCCCAGGCGATGGCTCTCTGA
- a CDS encoding ribonuclease domain-containing protein, which translates to MTGRRSWLGLLVALVAAGLLWWQAGSTPPGDGSATDPASGLPWVAEAYLPAEARETLALVDAGGPYPFEQDDGTFLNREELLPDQPDGYYREYTVVTPGSDDRGARRIVTGAEGEYYWTEDHYASFERIAR; encoded by the coding sequence ATGACCGGTCGGCGGAGCTGGCTCGGCCTGCTGGTCGCGCTGGTCGCCGCCGGGCTGCTCTGGTGGCAGGCCGGCAGCACGCCGCCCGGGGACGGGTCTGCCACCGACCCCGCCAGCGGGCTGCCGTGGGTCGCGGAGGCCTACCTCCCCGCCGAGGCCCGCGAGACCCTCGCCCTGGTCGACGCGGGCGGGCCGTACCCGTTCGAGCAGGACGACGGGACGTTCCTCAACCGCGAGGAGCTGCTCCCGGACCAGCCCGACGGCTACTACCGCGAGTACACCGTGGTGACCCCGGGCTCCGACGATCGTGGGGCCCGGAGGATCGTCACGGGCGCCGAGGGGGAGTACTACTGGACCGAGGACCACTACGCGTCGTTCGAGA